One window of the Pseudarthrobacter sp. ATCC 49987 genome contains the following:
- a CDS encoding flagellar assembly protein FliW has translation MSTAVLNTPVSFTVPMPGLENAHDFTLRSVDGATGLYALEATSGTPARLFLADAAVFVPGYNPPIPAAALEALELEEGEAPQVLVVLNHSPKATTVNLMAPIVLNTATRRCSQLVLDGREYPLRADLNSL, from the coding sequence GTGAGTACTGCCGTGCTGAACACACCAGTGTCATTCACCGTCCCGATGCCGGGACTCGAGAACGCCCACGACTTCACCCTCCGGAGCGTCGATGGCGCAACCGGGTTGTACGCGCTGGAAGCGACCTCCGGCACCCCCGCGAGGTTGTTCCTGGCCGACGCGGCCGTCTTCGTGCCCGGCTACAACCCGCCGATTCCAGCTGCCGCGCTGGAGGCCCTGGAGCTGGAGGAGGGCGAGGCACCGCAGGTACTGGTCGTACTCAACCACTCCCCCAAAGCCACGACGGTGAACCTCATGGCCCCGATTGTGCTGAACACGGCAACCCGCCGTTGCAGCCAGCTGGTCCTGGACGGCCGCGAATACCCGCTTCGGGCGGACCTCAACTCGCTCTGA
- a CDS encoding AMIN-like domain-containing (lipo)protein, protein MKTFRVWLIAILMAVGSGLVAPGPASAAPYCGLVWGSLVKAEPALSQAKLTNVRTGQHYCFDRLVIDLNGPVGGYTVRYVPQVTQDGSGLPVPLRGQAFLQITANAPAYDDNGNATYNPANPNELTDVNGYQTFRQAAWAGSFEGYSTLGLGVRARLPFRVFSLAGPDTGSRLVIDVAHFW, encoded by the coding sequence ATGAAGACGTTCAGGGTGTGGTTGATAGCTATCCTGATGGCGGTTGGATCCGGGCTTGTGGCGCCCGGTCCCGCATCAGCGGCTCCCTATTGCGGGCTGGTGTGGGGGTCGCTGGTCAAAGCGGAACCGGCACTGAGCCAGGCCAAGCTGACGAACGTCCGCACCGGCCAGCACTACTGCTTCGACCGGCTGGTCATTGATCTCAACGGACCTGTCGGCGGCTACACCGTCCGCTACGTTCCACAAGTGACGCAGGACGGATCGGGCCTCCCCGTCCCGCTGCGGGGCCAGGCGTTCCTCCAGATCACCGCCAACGCCCCGGCCTATGACGACAACGGCAACGCCACCTACAACCCGGCAAACCCGAATGAACTGACCGACGTCAACGGCTACCAGACGTTCCGGCAAGCGGCATGGGCGGGCAGCTTCGAGGGGTACTCAACCCTTGGCCTCGGGGTCCGTGCCCGGCTGCCGTTCCGCGTCTTCTCCCTGGCGGGGCCGGATACAGGCTCACGACTGGTGATCGACGTCGCGCATTTCTGGTGA
- a CDS encoding DUF4193 domain-containing protein, giving the protein MATDYDAPRKTEEESPAESLEALQASRGGGAQTAVIDVDENDTAEGIDLPGADLSGEELTVIVVPEQSDEFTCSSCFLVRHRSQVAKEKNGMKYCRDCEG; this is encoded by the coding sequence ATGGCTACCGATTACGACGCACCACGCAAGACAGAAGAAGAGTCTCCCGCTGAATCGCTGGAGGCCCTTCAGGCGTCCCGCGGCGGCGGCGCCCAGACCGCTGTCATCGACGTCGATGAGAACGACACGGCTGAAGGCATCGACCTTCCCGGCGCCGACCTTTCCGGCGAAGAACTAACGGTCATTGTTGTTCCCGAACAGTCCGACGAATTCACCTGCTCCTCCTGCTTCCTGGTCCGTCACCGGTCCCAGGTGGCCAAGGAAAAGAACGGCATGAAGTACTGCCGCGATTGCGAAGGCTAG
- a CDS encoding GyrI-like domain-containing protein, which translates to MTETNPEKTPDIKSTQLQEQPTAVLRETVPMKELRGFFSRAYSLVMSAAEQQHVQLAGPPFAMYRGMPTDVVDVEAGFPVAAPFPGGGDGGVTAGTLPAGQAFEAMHVGPYETLPETYGAIMGKMQADGLTPGNAMWEYYLSDPAAEPDPAKWKTLIVWPVT; encoded by the coding sequence ATGACTGAAACGAATCCGGAAAAGACGCCGGACATCAAGTCCACGCAGCTCCAGGAGCAGCCGACGGCGGTGTTGCGGGAGACCGTTCCCATGAAGGAGTTGCGCGGGTTCTTCAGCCGCGCCTACAGCTTGGTGATGAGCGCGGCCGAACAACAGCACGTCCAGCTGGCGGGACCGCCATTCGCCATGTACCGCGGAATGCCGACCGACGTCGTCGACGTTGAGGCGGGCTTTCCCGTGGCGGCGCCCTTTCCCGGCGGGGGCGACGGCGGGGTGACCGCGGGAACCCTCCCGGCGGGCCAGGCGTTCGAAGCGATGCACGTGGGCCCGTACGAGACTCTGCCCGAAACGTACGGGGCGATTATGGGGAAGATGCAGGCCGACGGCCTGACGCCGGGGAATGCGATGTGGGAGTACTATCTCAGCGACCCGGCGGCGGAGCCCGACCCAGCCAAGTGGAAGACGCTCATTGTCTGGCCGGTAACCTGA
- a CDS encoding SIR2 family protein, with translation MTVKSTQNDLMTLAFSVYSNPGSYALLIGSGVSAASGIPTAWGVRQKLTSMVALQAGKDPDDIKDTNAWYEETYGNDAEYQPLLERLAPTPWERKSILQDIFKQTEEERQSGLKEPTDAHHAIARLVADGYVKVIVTLNFDHLIEKAIRAQGIDPVILSSNASLEGMEPLHTQGCRVIHLHGEYQDPSSMLNTYDELAAYSPPRQELLEQIVREYGLIIAGWSGVYDPQVHDAIRSKYSARQTMGWFEPHEASKEAQDLIKEKKGFLLRISADEGFSQLSDAVRAMKAREARHPLLVAAAVETAKRELAGRAVAISVHDRFKREIVRVHEGPHFVSTNLPMTPKPDVVAAIEEATTVAAALTATLAYWGSPQTDTWWMNEIRRLAAPTPAEGLVWHLNLKLFSAAALYYAAGIAALAGNRHEVLARLLNMSRPEGLLGGREYYGSLLSADRLYAEHSMPPNRIHGYLAPVLEEALSISSQELDDAWQEFEALRLAARLQNSPAFSDHFAGYTRAASDYDLLRQKNEASDRNATLTEEARAQLRRKDRTRNDLLSGFGQLLDVGAPHLFTTHVNDSDFHVPAVERLLDSLATEGEYHPLISAGFSDSQASLFVSLSGVAKAAGKQGSDYVFRYMVNKVGSIIPSAWLDDVPAGGWPMGGMGS, from the coding sequence ATGACCGTCAAAAGCACCCAGAACGACCTAATGACCTTAGCGTTTTCCGTTTACTCCAACCCGGGATCGTACGCTCTGTTGATCGGCTCCGGGGTCTCAGCTGCAAGCGGGATTCCTACCGCGTGGGGTGTACGCCAAAAGCTCACCTCGATGGTTGCTCTCCAAGCCGGGAAAGACCCCGACGACATCAAGGACACGAACGCCTGGTACGAGGAGACTTACGGCAACGACGCCGAGTATCAGCCACTGTTGGAACGGTTGGCGCCCACCCCGTGGGAGCGAAAGAGCATCCTGCAGGACATTTTCAAACAAACAGAAGAAGAGCGACAAAGTGGCCTCAAAGAGCCCACCGACGCCCACCATGCCATCGCCCGTCTTGTCGCAGATGGGTATGTGAAAGTCATCGTCACCCTGAACTTCGACCACCTCATTGAGAAGGCGATAAGAGCTCAGGGAATCGACCCAGTCATTCTGTCCTCCAATGCCAGCCTGGAAGGAATGGAACCGCTCCACACCCAAGGATGCCGGGTCATCCACCTGCACGGCGAGTACCAAGATCCCAGCTCAATGCTGAACACGTACGACGAACTCGCGGCATACAGCCCCCCACGGCAGGAGCTCCTGGAGCAGATTGTGCGTGAGTACGGTCTGATCATCGCTGGATGGTCGGGCGTGTATGACCCTCAGGTTCATGACGCTATCCGGAGTAAGTACTCGGCCAGGCAGACGATGGGCTGGTTTGAGCCGCATGAGGCCAGCAAGGAAGCCCAGGACTTGATCAAGGAGAAGAAGGGCTTTCTCCTCCGCATCAGCGCTGACGAGGGGTTCAGCCAACTCAGTGACGCCGTGCGGGCTATGAAAGCCCGGGAAGCCCGCCACCCATTGTTAGTGGCTGCCGCCGTGGAAACGGCCAAGCGGGAACTCGCCGGCAGGGCTGTGGCAATTTCGGTCCACGACCGTTTCAAACGCGAAATCGTGCGGGTGCACGAAGGTCCGCATTTCGTGTCGACGAATCTCCCGATGACTCCGAAGCCTGATGTGGTAGCAGCCATCGAAGAGGCGACCACCGTTGCCGCGGCGCTCACTGCCACCTTGGCTTACTGGGGTTCGCCCCAGACCGATACGTGGTGGATGAACGAGATCCGCAGACTAGCAGCGCCGACTCCGGCCGAAGGCTTGGTCTGGCATCTGAATCTCAAGCTGTTTTCGGCTGCAGCGTTGTATTATGCCGCGGGGATAGCTGCCCTAGCCGGGAACCGCCATGAGGTGCTGGCGCGTCTCTTGAACATGAGCCGCCCAGAGGGGCTTCTCGGCGGGCGCGAGTACTACGGATCGCTTCTCTCTGCCGACCGGCTCTACGCAGAACACAGCATGCCTCCGAACCGGATCCACGGCTACCTGGCGCCCGTCTTGGAAGAAGCGCTTTCCATCAGCTCACAGGAACTGGATGATGCTTGGCAGGAATTCGAAGCGCTTCGACTGGCCGCGAGACTTCAGAATTCCCCGGCCTTCTCCGACCACTTTGCCGGGTACACACGCGCCGCCTCCGACTATGACCTGCTTAGGCAGAAAAACGAAGCCAGTGATCGGAACGCGACACTGACCGAGGAAGCGAGAGCGCAGCTCAGGAGGAAAGACCGGACCAGAAACGACCTCCTTAGCGGCTTCGGCCAGCTGCTTGACGTGGGTGCCCCACACCTGTTCACGACGCACGTCAACGACTCGGACTTCCACGTACCCGCAGTGGAGCGCCTGCTGGATTCTTTGGCCACGGAAGGGGAGTACCACCCGCTGATCTCCGCTGGCTTTTCCGACAGCCAAGCCTCACTGTTCGTCTCTCTATCCGGCGTAGCCAAAGCCGCCGGCAAGCAAGGGTCAGACTATGTCTTTCGCTACATGGTCAATAAGGTCGGATCCATAATTCCCTCAGCGTGGCTCGATGACGTACCAGCCGGTGGGTGGCCGATGGGTGGAATGGGGAGTTGA
- a CDS encoding 8-oxoguanine DNA glycosylase OGG fold protein, which produces MSEPSELPAVPAALTAWIEEHPRPNAINGHGFELNLGLWNRQMGHLRGGPVAGSQGENDRGRISREDLFRLAPAARDDESGVGALRLFWHMLVWGTGTAHRNTPGRIQSVESDQTKAGLTLHNAAKRSVTDPRAAFLLMRPWGNALKHLGPNFFTKFLYFSGGGAVDHPCLIVDKRVLTSLFRETGMKVFLPRTTNYGVGVYEYALTVMHFWARELSTTDRTVGADEVERWAFATGKA; this is translated from the coding sequence ATGAGCGAACCCAGCGAACTGCCCGCCGTCCCAGCCGCGTTGACGGCGTGGATTGAGGAGCACCCCCGCCCCAATGCCATCAACGGCCATGGGTTCGAGCTGAATCTGGGCTTGTGGAACCGGCAGATGGGGCACCTGCGTGGTGGGCCAGTGGCAGGTAGCCAGGGAGAGAATGACCGCGGACGAATTAGTCGCGAGGATTTGTTCCGTCTGGCTCCGGCAGCGCGCGATGACGAATCGGGTGTCGGCGCGCTGCGGCTCTTCTGGCACATGCTCGTATGGGGAACAGGTACTGCGCACCGGAACACCCCAGGACGTATCCAGTCCGTAGAGTCAGATCAGACGAAGGCTGGTCTGACTCTGCACAATGCGGCCAAGCGATCAGTCACGGATCCGCGCGCCGCGTTTCTGTTGATGCGGCCCTGGGGAAACGCCCTGAAACATCTCGGTCCGAACTTCTTTACGAAATTCCTCTATTTCTCAGGCGGCGGGGCGGTGGACCACCCTTGCCTCATCGTCGATAAGCGTGTCCTGACCTCCCTCTTCCGAGAAACGGGAATGAAGGTGTTTCTCCCTCGGACCACGAACTATGGCGTCGGTGTCTATGAGTACGCGTTGACGGTGATGCATTTCTGGGCACGGGAACTTTCCACTACCGATCGGACGGTGGGGGCAGACGAAGTCGAACGGTGGGCTTTTGCAACCGGGAAGGCCTAG
- a CDS encoding DEAD/DEAH box helicase has translation MGSTTFEDVLDRLYFKAIDQKDKGTSFERLIRRYLQLEPKYADQFSDVWMWNEWPGRNGKVDTGIDLVARDRYTGELTAIQCKFFDPTLTLQKGQIDSFFTAAGKTDFSYGMVVSTTDKWSKHAEDALEGQSKEMTRLRLKDLAESTIDWSEFDVDQPEKMRQLDRKAPRKYQREAIDDVAAGFKAGDRGKLIMACGTGKTYTSLKIVEEQVPVGGSVLFLVPSIALLQQTLNEWTAQATVPLRPLAVCSDTKVGRREHEDVSVHDLAFPATTDPVKLLNRARISTGQEAVTVVFSTYQSIDVIAQAQKDGLGDFDLILCDEAHRTTGITEADHDDSTFVRVHDNSYIKAAKRLYMTATPRIYVQDSKAKAAEDNVAVYSMDDEAVYGPEFHHLGFGKAVEMGHLADYKVLVLAVDEEAVSRSFQGLFEENGDLKLDDAARIVGCWNGLSKRGVNGQRLDVADASPMRRAVAFARNIKESKKLAAEFELIGRQLLVNSTDGQAKTEETVSTARADSALRLEAGHVDGTFNVLERSAKLDWLKEPTDGNVCRILSNARCLSEGVDVPTLDAVLFLNPRNSQVDVVQSVGRVMRKAEGKEYGYIILPIAVPASQDPETALNDNKKYKVVWDVLQALRAHDDRFEAMINKLDLNRNANDVIDVITVADPFNNDIEPGTGGSADSDGPSQDTLFHLAGADAWRNAIFARMVRKVGDRRYWESWAADVKEIADRHVVRIRTILDGPDPRAREEFAVFLEGLRGNLNDGITDSDAIDMLSQHLITKPVFEALFDGYSFAAHNPVSQVMDSMIAVLEQYNLDSEVQNLEDFYRSVRIRAEGVTNAEGKQRIITELYEKFFKLAFPRAAESLGIVYTPVEVVDFIIRAVDDVLAKDFDTSLSAPGVHVLDPFSGTGTFTVRLLQSGRIKPEDLLRKYTAELHANEILLMAYYIAAINIEATLHGLLEEQAAERGEDPDTVEYVPFDGVVLTDTFQMTEDGDTLDEHVFTSNNERVVAQNALDIRVIIGNPPYSVGQTSENDDNANLKYPTLDASIRSSYVRRSSGASPRSLYDSYVRSIRWASDRILKSEHGGVVCFVSNGGYIDSNSADGLRKTLVDEFHEIYVYNLRGNQRTAGEESRKEGGKIFDSGSRATVAVVMLVKRPGPVTKGVLNYRDIGDFLSRKEKLEIVDEAELGTIPWTQISPNANGDWINQRTNEFEDFAPLARTARGNQSGTPIFERTSLGLTTNRDVWIYGSSQTELTGNINRMATSFNDLVASGIKDHAHLETSKISWSVNLKKRLTSGVPLDLRNPDVRVAAYRPFNKQWAILERDIIERPRSIPELFPSPSATNLGFYITSPASHYPTFEALMVDGIPDLHMLDTGQFFPRYTYSAQATGTLFDSPDGEMQRVDNITDAALAGYCSAYGPEVTKDDVFYYVYGLLHSLEYRARFAADLKRTLPRVPKVPGMERFRAFSQAGRELSILHIGYESVDPYPLKEIQTGLVPSAEEYAKYAVTKMRYAGKAGAWDKSRILYNSYISLAGIPEDAQRYKLGSRSAVDWIVERYQVKKDKASGIVNDPNGWSREHSQPRYIIDLIGRIVTVSLETNRIVDSLPSLGLDK, from the coding sequence ATGGGTTCCACAACTTTCGAAGACGTCCTTGACCGCTTGTACTTCAAAGCCATCGACCAGAAGGACAAAGGAACCAGCTTCGAACGCCTGATCCGGCGCTACCTTCAGCTCGAGCCCAAGTACGCGGACCAGTTCTCCGATGTCTGGATGTGGAACGAGTGGCCCGGCCGGAACGGCAAGGTGGACACCGGCATCGACCTGGTTGCACGGGACCGGTACACGGGAGAGCTCACGGCGATCCAGTGCAAGTTCTTCGACCCGACGCTGACTCTTCAGAAGGGGCAGATCGATTCCTTCTTCACGGCCGCCGGCAAGACTGACTTCTCCTACGGCATGGTGGTCTCCACCACAGACAAGTGGTCCAAACACGCCGAGGACGCGCTCGAGGGCCAGTCGAAGGAGATGACCCGGCTGCGGCTCAAAGATCTGGCCGAGTCAACGATTGACTGGTCCGAGTTCGACGTGGACCAGCCGGAGAAGATGCGCCAGCTGGACCGGAAGGCTCCGCGCAAGTACCAGCGAGAGGCGATCGACGACGTCGCCGCCGGCTTCAAGGCCGGCGACCGAGGAAAGCTGATCATGGCCTGCGGCACAGGCAAGACCTATACATCACTGAAGATTGTCGAGGAGCAGGTACCTGTCGGGGGCAGTGTGTTGTTCCTGGTGCCCTCGATCGCGCTGCTGCAGCAGACGCTGAATGAGTGGACGGCGCAGGCCACCGTCCCGTTGCGGCCCCTGGCCGTATGCTCGGACACGAAGGTGGGCCGGCGCGAGCATGAGGACGTCTCCGTGCATGACCTCGCGTTTCCGGCCACCACGGACCCGGTGAAGCTGCTCAACCGGGCACGCATCAGCACGGGCCAGGAAGCTGTCACCGTTGTGTTCTCCACCTACCAGTCCATCGACGTCATCGCCCAGGCCCAGAAGGATGGACTTGGCGACTTCGATCTGATCCTGTGCGACGAGGCCCACCGCACCACCGGCATCACGGAAGCCGACCACGATGATTCGACGTTCGTCCGCGTCCACGACAACTCCTACATCAAGGCCGCCAAGCGCCTTTACATGACCGCCACCCCACGGATCTACGTGCAGGATTCTAAGGCCAAGGCGGCCGAGGATAACGTCGCCGTCTACTCGATGGACGACGAGGCCGTCTACGGGCCCGAGTTCCACCATCTGGGTTTCGGCAAGGCCGTGGAGATGGGCCACCTGGCCGACTACAAGGTCCTGGTCCTTGCCGTCGATGAGGAAGCCGTCTCCCGGTCGTTCCAGGGCTTGTTCGAGGAGAACGGTGACCTGAAACTCGACGATGCTGCCCGAATCGTCGGCTGCTGGAACGGACTGTCAAAGCGCGGCGTCAACGGCCAGCGCCTGGACGTCGCGGACGCCTCGCCGATGCGTCGCGCCGTAGCCTTCGCCCGCAACATCAAGGAATCGAAGAAGCTCGCCGCCGAGTTCGAACTGATCGGGCGTCAACTTCTTGTCAACAGCACCGATGGCCAAGCCAAGACTGAAGAGACCGTCTCAACCGCACGGGCGGACTCCGCGCTAAGGCTGGAGGCAGGTCACGTAGACGGCACGTTCAACGTGCTGGAACGCTCCGCGAAGCTGGACTGGCTCAAGGAACCCACGGACGGGAACGTCTGCCGGATCCTGTCCAATGCCCGGTGCCTGTCCGAGGGCGTGGACGTGCCGACCCTGGACGCGGTGCTGTTCCTTAACCCTCGCAACTCACAGGTCGACGTCGTGCAGTCGGTTGGCCGCGTGATGCGCAAAGCGGAGGGCAAGGAATACGGATACATCATCCTCCCAATTGCCGTTCCCGCCTCCCAGGACCCGGAAACGGCACTAAACGACAACAAGAAGTACAAAGTGGTCTGGGACGTGCTGCAGGCCCTGCGCGCCCACGATGACCGGTTCGAAGCCATGATCAACAAGCTCGACCTTAACCGGAACGCCAACGACGTCATCGACGTCATAACGGTCGCCGACCCGTTCAACAACGACATCGAACCCGGCACCGGAGGCTCCGCGGACAGCGACGGCCCAAGCCAGGACACGCTGTTCCACCTCGCCGGCGCCGATGCCTGGCGCAACGCCATCTTCGCCCGCATGGTCCGCAAAGTCGGGGACCGGCGCTACTGGGAATCCTGGGCCGCCGACGTCAAGGAGATCGCGGACCGTCACGTCGTCCGAATCCGCACCATCCTCGACGGCCCCGACCCACGCGCCCGGGAAGAATTCGCGGTTTTCCTGGAAGGGCTGCGCGGGAACCTGAATGACGGCATCACCGACTCCGACGCGATCGACATGCTCTCCCAGCATCTCATCACCAAGCCCGTCTTTGAGGCCCTGTTCGATGGCTATTCTTTCGCCGCGCACAACCCAGTCTCCCAGGTCATGGACTCGATGATCGCGGTGCTGGAGCAATACAACCTCGACTCCGAGGTCCAGAACCTCGAGGACTTCTACCGTTCAGTGCGGATCCGAGCGGAGGGCGTCACGAACGCCGAAGGCAAGCAGAGAATCATCACCGAGCTGTACGAGAAGTTCTTCAAACTCGCGTTCCCGCGCGCGGCCGAGTCTCTGGGAATCGTTTACACCCCGGTTGAGGTCGTCGACTTCATCATCCGTGCCGTGGACGACGTCCTCGCAAAGGACTTCGACACCTCGCTCTCCGCCCCGGGTGTGCACGTGCTGGACCCGTTTTCCGGCACCGGCACGTTCACAGTGCGGCTCCTGCAATCCGGGCGCATCAAGCCTGAAGACCTGCTGCGAAAGTACACGGCCGAACTCCACGCAAACGAGATCCTTCTTATGGCCTACTACATTGCCGCAATCAACATCGAAGCGACCCTCCATGGGCTCCTAGAGGAGCAGGCTGCGGAACGCGGCGAGGACCCCGATACGGTCGAGTACGTGCCGTTTGACGGGGTCGTGCTCACAGATACGTTCCAGATGACCGAGGACGGCGACACCTTGGACGAGCACGTCTTCACGTCCAACAACGAGCGTGTCGTCGCCCAGAATGCACTGGACATCCGGGTCATTATCGGCAACCCGCCTTACTCGGTCGGCCAAACAAGCGAGAACGACGACAACGCCAATCTGAAGTACCCGACACTCGATGCATCAATCAGGTCGAGTTACGTCCGCCGGTCGTCGGGAGCGAGCCCGCGGTCTCTATACGACTCCTACGTCCGCTCCATAAGATGGGCCTCCGACAGGATTCTCAAGTCAGAGCACGGGGGCGTGGTCTGTTTTGTCTCCAATGGCGGCTACATCGATTCAAATTCAGCTGATGGGCTTCGCAAGACTCTCGTCGACGAGTTCCACGAGATCTACGTCTACAACCTACGAGGAAATCAACGCACGGCCGGGGAGGAGAGCCGCAAGGAGGGCGGCAAGATTTTCGACTCCGGCAGCCGGGCAACTGTGGCCGTCGTGATGCTCGTGAAACGCCCCGGCCCGGTCACAAAAGGTGTGCTGAACTATCGGGACATCGGCGACTTCCTGAGCCGCAAGGAGAAGCTCGAGATTGTCGACGAGGCAGAGCTCGGGACAATTCCGTGGACCCAAATCAGTCCTAACGCCAACGGCGACTGGATCAATCAACGGACGAACGAGTTCGAGGATTTCGCACCTCTGGCTCGAACTGCCCGTGGCAACCAAAGCGGGACCCCCATTTTCGAACGGACCTCCCTCGGGCTAACAACGAATAGGGATGTCTGGATTTACGGCTCGAGCCAAACGGAGCTGACAGGCAACATTAATAGAATGGCCACCAGCTTCAACGATCTGGTCGCAAGCGGGATTAAGGATCATGCTCACCTGGAGACTTCGAAAATCAGTTGGAGCGTAAACCTCAAGAAACGCCTGACCAGCGGGGTCCCGCTGGATCTCCGAAATCCGGACGTTCGAGTAGCCGCTTACCGTCCATTCAACAAGCAGTGGGCAATCCTTGAGCGTGACATCATTGAACGCCCCCGGAGTATTCCGGAGCTCTTTCCTAGTCCATCGGCGACGAATCTCGGTTTCTACATCACCTCGCCAGCATCGCACTATCCGACTTTCGAGGCTCTAATGGTCGACGGGATTCCGGATCTGCACATGTTGGACACCGGCCAGTTCTTCCCTCGCTACACGTACTCGGCGCAGGCAACGGGGACGCTATTCGACTCACCCGACGGAGAGATGCAGCGGGTGGACAACATCACCGACGCAGCTCTTGCCGGCTATTGTTCAGCCTACGGTCCTGAGGTGACCAAAGACGACGTCTTTTACTATGTCTATGGTCTACTGCATTCCCTCGAGTACCGGGCACGTTTCGCGGCGGACCTCAAGAGAACTCTTCCGCGCGTCCCCAAGGTCCCCGGCATGGAAAGGTTCCGCGCCTTCAGCCAAGCAGGGCGGGAGCTCTCCATCTTGCACATCGGCTACGAGTCGGTGGACCCATATCCGCTCAAGGAGATACAGACCGGGCTGGTGCCATCCGCCGAAGAGTACGCCAAATATGCGGTGACGAAAATGAGATACGCCGGCAAAGCCGGCGCTTGGGACAAGTCTCGAATCCTCTACAACTCCTACATCTCCCTTGCGGGCATTCCAGAGGACGCACAACGGTACAAACTCGGTTCGCGCTCCGCGGTGGACTGGATTGTGGAGCGGTACCAAGTGAAGAAAGACAAGGCCTCCGGGATTGTCAATGACCCTAATGGCTGGTCACGCGAACATAGCCAGCCCCGCTACATCATCGACCTGATCGGCCGGATCGTCACTGTCAGCCTGGAGACAAACCGAATCGTCGACTCCCTGCCGAGCCTCGGTTTGGACAAGTAG
- a CDS encoding recombinase family protein translates to MKIGYARCSTAEQDLAAQRQQLQELGATRVYVDHGLTGTNRDRPGLREALAAVREGDVLVVAKLDRLARSLPDARNILEELTAMGVSLQLGTSVHDPQDPMSRLLYTCLSMIAEFEADLLRSRTRQGMQIAKAKGKLRGKKPKLSLKQEEHLMRLSDAGEHSVAELAELFSVSRGTVYRARERAVRCRDGEAATGLERTQEQDAK, encoded by the coding sequence TTGAAGATCGGATACGCCCGGTGCAGTACCGCGGAGCAGGACCTTGCTGCACAACGTCAGCAACTGCAGGAACTTGGCGCGACCCGGGTATATGTTGACCACGGGCTGACCGGAACTAATAGGGACCGTCCAGGTCTTCGGGAGGCACTGGCTGCCGTCAGAGAGGGGGACGTGCTCGTCGTCGCAAAGCTGGACAGACTTGCCCGTTCACTGCCGGACGCGCGGAACATACTGGAGGAGTTGACCGCCATGGGTGTGAGTCTTCAACTGGGAACCTCCGTTCACGACCCTCAAGACCCTATGTCCCGTCTTCTCTACACCTGCCTATCGATGATCGCGGAATTCGAGGCGGACCTCCTCCGCTCCAGAACGCGCCAGGGGATGCAAATTGCAAAGGCCAAAGGAAAACTTCGCGGTAAGAAGCCCAAGCTGAGCCTCAAACAGGAGGAGCATTTAATGCGCCTGAGCGACGCCGGCGAACATTCCGTCGCTGAGCTCGCCGAACTCTTTTCAGTCTCGCGCGGGACGGTCTACAGGGCGAGGGAGAGAGCCGTGCGTTGTCGCGATGGAGAGGCAGCCACAGGACTGGAACGTACCCAGGAGCAGGATGCTAAGTGA